The following DNA comes from Desulfobaccales bacterium.
ATATTATTGAGTGATTCCTGAAAAATCCGGTAAATAAGGATTTGGGAATCCGAGGGGAACAAATGGTCGAGGTTGGTGATATCGCAAAAACACTCAATCCCATGGTTTCTCTGGAACTCCTCGCATAGATATTTCAGGGTGAGGCCCAGGCCAACATCCACCAGGATGGCAGGGGTGAGATCCTTGGAAATACGGCGCACAGTTTCAATGACTTCATCAATGTAGTCCATGCAATATTCGCAGTCTACCTGCAGGTCCTTCTGGTCCCCCCGCATTTTCTTCTTTATATACCCGATCTGCATCTTGAGCACATTGAGGGTCTGCCCCAGCTCATCATGCAATTCTCGGGAAAGCCGTCGGCGTTCCTGTTCATGGAGGGTTAAGAGCTGGGAAGACAGAAAGCGCAATTTTCTTTCCGATTCCCTCAAGGCCTTCTCCACCTGTTTGAGTTCCGTGATGTTTAAGACCGTGCCCACGAGGCCGCCCAGATTCCCGTCTGGTTTCAAAAAGGCCGCCTTATTAAAGAGGACATCCCGTTTGATGCCATCAGCGTAGATCACCGAACTCTCATAAGTCTGGGTGCCCTGGTGCTGGAATAATTCCTGGTCCGCCCTGGCATATCTTGCCGTCCAATCACTGGGCGCGATCTCATGAACATTTTTGCCTATTATCTGTTGTTTGGTTAATCCGAGGCATTTTTCCAGGGCGGAATTACACCCCATATAGCTTCCGTTGCTATCTTTGTAGAAGATGGGTGTGGGAATGGCGTCCAGGATAACCTGCAAAAAATAAAGCTGCTCCTGGAGATTTGCCTGGGCGATTTTTTGGTCAGTAATGTCCCGGATGGTTTCAATGGCCCCAACAATCTCACCCGCATCATCAAACAGCGGTGCGGCTTTAGCCCAGAGATAGGCGCCTCCGGGTTTGAGACTGGGTGTGTAGACCTCTGCCACCAAGGTGCCGTCTTCATTTTCTATGAAAGAGTAGCGGGCGTTTACGGCATGGTCTGGATTGAGAACCAGGTCGACTAAGATAGGCTGCTTGGTCCCATAAAAGGGGAGGGCGTATTCGTATTCCGCTTTTCCCACCACGTCACCGGCCTTAACGCCGGTCATGGTTTCAATGGCTTTATTCCAGGCCAGTACTTTTCCTTCCTCGTCTATGACAAAGGTGGCGTCGGGTAAAAAATTAATGATCTCCAAGAGACTGTGATGAACGACGACCATAAAACTCCCATATATTAGATAGTATATCTACAAATGTACAAGATTTATCGCCGAATGTCACTGCTTCAACTGGAGATGGAACTGGAGAGGGAGAAGGAGAAGGAAGGGAGCTGAAGTTTGGCTGCTTCAGCTCCCCTTACTACTATAAGCCGGGAAATATTTTGACGGAATTGACTGCCAGGTTGTAGAGGAAGCCCGGGAAGATGCCGATGAGGAGAACGCCGGCGGCGGTGACGGCCACCACGGCGGTCTGGGCCGGGGAGAAGCTTACGGGGCCCAAGTCGGCTTCGGCCGGCTTCATGTACATGAGCACGGTGATGCGCAGATAGTAGTAGACCGATACCAGGGAGTTCATGACGCCGATGATGGCCAGCCAGATGTACCCGGCCTTGATGGCCGCGGAGAAGATATAGAACTTGCCCACGAAGCCCGCGGTGGGGGGAATCCCCGCCAAGGCGAACATGAACAGGGCCATGGAAGCGGCCAGGACCGGGTGTTGTGCGGCCAAGCCGGAGTAGTCGTAGATGTTAAGGTAGCTATCTTTTTTCCTACCCACCAGGATCACCACGCCGAAGGCTCCCAGGTTCATCAGGGTATAGGCGAGCAGATAGTAGAGCAGGCTCACCGCGCCCAACTCGTTGGCGGCGACCAGGGCCACCAGCAGATAACCGGCGTGGGCGATGGAGGAGTAGGCCAGCATACGTTTGATATTGGTCTGGGCGATGGCGGTGATGTTACCGATGGTCATGGTCGCCACGGCCAGGACCCACAGGAGCATGGTCCAGTCAACCTGGAAGGCTCCGAAGGCCACGAAGAAGACCCGGGCAAACGCCGCGAACGCGGCGGCCTTGACGGCTACGGCCATGAACGCGGTCACGCACGTGGGCGCGCCTTCATAGACGTCCGGGGTCCACATGTGGAAGGGGGCCGAAGCCACCTTGAAGCCGAAGCCCACCAGCAACAGACCGATGCCCGCGAAAATCAAGGGATGGCTGGCGGTCTCCAGGGCCAGGCGCTGGGGCAGTTCGCTTAAGAACAGCGTGCCGCCCGCGGCGCCGTAGAGCATGGCCATACCGAAGAGCAGGAAGGCGCTGGAAAAGGACCCCAGGATGAGGTATTTCAGCGAAGCCTCGTTGGAGCGCACATCCTCACGGAAAAGGCCGGCCAGGACGTAGACCGCGATGGACATGACCTCCAAGCCCAGAAAGATCATGATGAGATGGGCGCCCGCGGCCATGAGCATCATGCCCATGGTGGCAAAGAGGATGAGGGCGTAGTACTCACCCAGATTCTTGCCGTAGTCTTCCAGGTACTGCCGGGAAATGAGGATCGTCAACGCCGCGCCCAGAAGAAAGATCATATAAAAGAAGCAAGAAAAGTTGTCCAAGTAGACCATGCCGGCGAAATCGGTGCCGGTTTTGCCCCAGAGACCGATGGTCTGCAAGGCGGCCACCACCAGGCCCACCAGAGCGAGCCAGGAAAAACAGGCCTTCTTCCCGCCTTTGGGGGAGAGAGCATCCAGCACCAGGATCAGGATGGCGGTCACGGTGAGGGTCAACCATGGCCCGATGCTGCTCAGTTGGAAGACGGGTATGGTGAGGTTCATTTCGCCTCCCCCTTAAACACTTGGAGTTGGGAAACCTGTGTGGATTTGGCCTTTGCCATCATAGCCACGAAGTTCTCCGTCGACGCCTTGGTCTTATCTAAAAAGGTACTGGGATAGACCCCGATCCAGATAATAAAGAGGATCAGGGGCGCAAAGATGGCGATCTCCCGCCAAGACAGGTCTTTCAGGTCCTTATTTTTCGGGTTTTCCACTTTGCCGAATATCACGCGCTGGAACATCCACAGCATGTAACAGGCCGCAAATATGACGCCGGTAGCGGCTATGGTGGCATACCACATGTTGGCCTTGAAGGCCCCCAGGAGGATGAGGAACTCACCCACGAAGCCGTTTAAGCCCGGCAACCCGATGGAGGACAGGGTCACGATCATAAATATGATGGCATAGATCGGCATGGGGGTGCAGATACCGCCGAACTCGGAGATCAGGCGGGTGTGGCGGCGTTCGTAAATCACGCCGACAATCAAGAAGAGGGCGCCTGTGGAGAGCCCGTGGTTGATCATCTGAATGATACCGCCCTGGACCCCCGGCATGTTGAAAGTGAACAGGCCCAGCATGACGAAGCCCAGATGGCTCACCGACGAGAAGGCGATCAAGCGCTTTAAGTCTTTCTGCACCATGGAGACCAGGGCGCCGTAGACGATGCCGATGACCGCTAGGATACTGAATAGGGGCACGAAGTAATGGGCCGCCTCGGGGAACAGCGGCATGTTGAAGCGCAGGAAGCCGTACGTTCCCATTTTCAAGAGCACTGCAGCCAGGATGACCGAACCTACGGTTGGGGCTTCGGTGTGCGCATCCGGCAACCAGGTATGGAAGGGGAACATGGGCACCTTGATGGCGAAGGCCAAACCGAAGGCCAAAAACATCCAGAACTGCATGTTAAAGGGCAGGCCAGCACCGTAGAGCTTGATCAGATCGAAGGTATAGGTGCCGGTGGTCTTGCCGTAGTGGAAGTAGAGGACCAAAATGGCCACCAACATCAGTAACGACCCGAACATGGTGAACAAAAAGAACTTGACGGCCGCATAGACCCGGCGGGCCGGATTGCCCCAGACGCCGATGAGCAGATACATGGGGATGAGCATCACTTCCCAGAAGACGTAGAACAGGAAGAGGTCTAAAGAGACGAAGACGCCGATCATGCCGCTCATCAAGGCCAGCAGGCACACCATGAATTCCTTGACCCGGACGTTGATGTCTTCCCAGGTGGCCAGTACGCAGAGCGGGGTCAGGAAGGTGGTGAGCATGATGAGCAAGAGTGAAAAGCCGTCTATCCCGACATAGTAACTGACGCCGTAGGCCGGCAGCCAATCGTAGTGCTCCACGAACTGCATGGCCGCAGTCTGGCTGTTGAAGTCAAACCAGAGGGGTAGGGAGACCAGAAACTCGACCACCGAAATAGCCATGGTGGCAACCTTCAGCGCCTTGTGGCGCTTCCGGTTTAAGATGACCAGGATCCCTATCCCCACGATGGGGAGGAAGACCAGAATGGAGAGGATTGGTAGTTGCATTGAGCCCCCCCTAACGCCCGATGA
Coding sequences within:
- a CDS encoding PAS domain S-box protein, producing MVVVHHSLLEIINFLPDATFVIDEEGKVLAWNKAIETMTGVKAGDVVGKAEYEYALPFYGTKQPILVDLVLNPDHAVNARYSFIENEDGTLVAEVYTPSLKPGGAYLWAKAAPLFDDAGEIVGAIETIRDITDQKIAQANLQEQLYFLQVILDAIPTPIFYKDSNGSYMGCNSALEKCLGLTKQQIIGKNVHEIAPSDWTARYARADQELFQHQGTQTYESSVIYADGIKRDVLFNKAAFLKPDGNLGGLVGTVLNITELKQVEKALRESERKLRFLSSQLLTLHEQERRRLSRELHDELGQTLNVLKMQIGYIKKKMRGDQKDLQVDCEYCMDYIDEVIETVRRISKDLTPAILVDVGLGLTLKYLCEEFQRNHGIECFCDITNLDHLFPSDSQILIYRIFQESLNNIVKYAQATQVHLTIRKENKGLRFSIEDNGKGFDADQVLAAPSASKGMGLVAMDERIRMLGGALEVRSQKGLGTKISFYLKI
- a CDS encoding NADH-quinone oxidoreductase subunit N, producing MNLTIPVFQLSSIGPWLTLTVTAILILVLDALSPKGGKKACFSWLALVGLVVAALQTIGLWGKTGTDFAGMVYLDNFSCFFYMIFLLGAALTILISRQYLEDYGKNLGEYYALILFATMGMMLMAAGAHLIMIFLGLEVMSIAVYVLAGLFREDVRSNEASLKYLILGSFSSAFLLFGMAMLYGAAGGTLFLSELPQRLALETASHPLIFAGIGLLLVGFGFKVASAPFHMWTPDVYEGAPTCVTAFMAVAVKAAAFAAFARVFFVAFGAFQVDWTMLLWVLAVATMTIGNITAIAQTNIKRMLAYSSIAHAGYLLVALVAANELGAVSLLYYLLAYTLMNLGAFGVVILVGRKKDSYLNIYDYSGLAAQHPVLAASMALFMFALAGIPPTAGFVGKFYIFSAAIKAGYIWLAIIGVMNSLVSVYYYLRITVLMYMKPAEADLGPVSFSPAQTAVVAVTAAGVLLIGIFPGFLYNLAVNSVKIFPGL
- a CDS encoding NADH-quinone oxidoreductase subunit M, with product MQLPILSILVFLPIVGIGILVILNRKRHKALKVATMAISVVEFLVSLPLWFDFNSQTAAMQFVEHYDWLPAYGVSYYVGIDGFSLLLIMLTTFLTPLCVLATWEDINVRVKEFMVCLLALMSGMIGVFVSLDLFLFYVFWEVMLIPMYLLIGVWGNPARRVYAAVKFFLFTMFGSLLMLVAILVLYFHYGKTTGTYTFDLIKLYGAGLPFNMQFWMFLAFGLAFAIKVPMFPFHTWLPDAHTEAPTVGSVILAAVLLKMGTYGFLRFNMPLFPEAAHYFVPLFSILAVIGIVYGALVSMVQKDLKRLIAFSSVSHLGFVMLGLFTFNMPGVQGGIIQMINHGLSTGALFLIVGVIYERRHTRLISEFGGICTPMPIYAIIFMIVTLSSIGLPGLNGFVGEFLILLGAFKANMWYATIAATGVIFAACYMLWMFQRVIFGKVENPKNKDLKDLSWREIAIFAPLILFIIWIGVYPSTFLDKTKASTENFVAMMAKAKSTQVSQLQVFKGEAK